A genomic stretch from Malus domestica chromosome 15, GDT2T_hap1 includes:
- the LOC103425276 gene encoding uncharacterized protein, producing the protein MVKAVVGEETQLKLAEDRLEKSSTPVQVGLLIGKLSSSLDRGFVFDLIPTPPNDAGAPACSVLEPAKDDKRKGPKPKSQPSDSFSLSIDKDWVAEHARQVSRMLVGGMKVVGIYIWASDSAFKNSNITLCQTVMGVAKAAPLSEIDWDERLLIHICYSPRRWTCRNCAVASNITSSSLRPCDFKMGRVLNSLQHFRCMYNFDIRLPIFHKNSSNLQTFSEALCHGISVHAKDLRSAKAMFDGNLVVNDDLCTSDGLHEVELLLPFMKDTEACSQKDTAGVVDFSGSVCSFAFLNPKEPISQAVADIKDDIITSLQSRLDIICDEADGEVGPTETSGQQARNGADIQEPRDGISSETPVSQIVLQSFRQSCNLSLPRRVFVPWLAGTFVCDYLQPSETFEVLKDRCVELLSMEAPADDSTILEPEIDAPSAVTKSFWDVVVPLPSASDSCLEKSGIEKLRGESSRKSTEFSNVNVMAAGIFLLLSIIIGYILIFVRRS; encoded by the exons ATGGTGAAAGCCGTCGTCGGCGAGGAAACCCAGCTCAAACTAGCCGAGGATCGCCTCGAGAAATCCTCCACCCCCGTGCag GTGGGGCTCCTCATAGGCAAGCTCAGCTCCTCTCTAGACCGAGGCTTCGTCTTCGATTTGATCCCAACGCCGCCGAACGACGCCGGAGCGCCTGCTTGCTCCGTCCTCGAGCCTGCCAAGGACGACAAGAGAAAGGGGCCTAAACCCAAATCTCAGCCCTCcgattccttctctctctccattgACAAGGACTGGGTCGCTGAACATGCCCGTCAG GTGTCTAGAATGTTAGTGGGTGGCATGAAAGTGGTTGGCATATACATTTGGGCTAGTGATAGCGCTTTTAAGAATTCGAACATCACGCTTTGCCAG ACTGTAATGGGAGTTGCCAAAGCAGCGCCCCTCTCAGAGATTGATTGGGATGAGAGACTGCTTATTCACATTTGTTATAGTCCAAGGAG GTGGACATGTCGAAATTGTGCAGTAGCTTCAAATATTACATCAAGTAGCCTAAGGCCTTGTGACTTCAAAATGGGAAGGGTCCTAAATTCCCTTCAACATTTTAGGTGCATGTACAACTTTGATATCAG ATTGCCCATATTTCACAAGAATTCATCAAATCTCCAAACTTTTAGTGAAGCCCTTTGTCATGGTATTTCAGTTCATGCGAAAGATTTAAGAAGTGCAAAAGCCATGTTTGATGGAAATTTG GTTGTTAACGATGATCTATGCACATCGGATGGTCTGCATGAAGTCGAGTTGCTTCTACCATTTATGAAAGATACTGAAG CTTGCAGCCAGAAGGATACTGCTGGTGTTGTTGATTTTAGCGGTTCTGTGTGTTCCTTTGCATTTTTAAATCCCAAAGAACCAATTTCACAAGCTGTTGCTGATATTAAG GATGACATAATCACGAGTCTGCAGAGTAGACTAGATATCATCTGTGATGAGGCAGATGGCGAGGTGGGTCCAACTGAAACTAGTGGCCAGCAAGCAAGAAATGGTGCTGATATTCAGGAACCAAGAGATGGGATATCCAGTGAAACACCTGTTTCTCAAATTGTTCTTCAATCATTCAG ACAATCATGCAATCTTTCACTTCCCCGAAGAGTCTTTGTTCCTTGGTTAGCGGGTACATTTGTGTGTGACTACCTACAGCCATCCGAGACATTTGAG GTTCTGAAAGATCGATGTGTCGAGTTGTTGTCTATGGAAGCTCCAGCAGATGACTCAACAATCTTGGAACCAGAAATAGACGCCCCATCTGCAGTGACCAAATCTTTCTGGGATGTGGTGGTGCCGCTTCCCTCGGCATCTGACTCCTGTTTGGAGAAGAGTGGAATCGAAAAATTAAGGGGAGAAAGTAGCCGAAAATCTACAGAGTTCTCTAATGTCAACGTCATGGCTGCTGGTATATTCCTTCTTCTCTCTATCATTATAGGATACATTCTCATATTCGTAAGGAGATCGTAG